One genomic segment of Mesoterricola silvestris includes these proteins:
- a CDS encoding class I SAM-dependent methyltransferase — protein sequence MQPGEPSRTALGAATHRAVHQVLEQGRIFTDPLAGRILGPEAALAARRAEGDATQRQLRLFIAVRTRFAEDALRTAFARGARQLVVLGAGLDTYAYRNPLGQDLDIYEVDHPDTQQWKRRLLAEAAIPVPDNLTYVPVDFECETLEDGLTLEGFDPGKRTFFTWLGVVPYLAEETVFSTLAFIASLPGGAQVVFDYGNPPGATPSAVMDTLERRVASVGEHLRSRFETEDLHARLRDLGFRAIEDLGPAGIRNRFFAGRGGAPLERGGHILLATSG from the coding sequence ATGCAGCCTGGAGAGCCGAGCCGAACAGCCCTGGGAGCCGCGACCCACCGGGCCGTGCATCAGGTGCTGGAGCAAGGGCGCATCTTCACCGACCCGCTGGCGGGGCGGATCCTGGGGCCGGAGGCGGCCCTGGCGGCCAGACGGGCTGAAGGGGACGCCACCCAGCGCCAGCTGAGGCTCTTCATCGCCGTGCGCACCCGCTTCGCCGAGGACGCCCTGCGCACCGCCTTCGCCCGGGGAGCCCGCCAGCTGGTGGTGCTGGGGGCGGGGCTGGACACCTACGCCTACCGCAACCCCCTGGGCCAGGACCTGGACATCTACGAGGTGGACCACCCCGACACCCAGCAGTGGAAGCGCCGCCTCCTGGCCGAGGCCGCCATCCCCGTGCCGGACAACCTCACCTACGTGCCCGTGGACTTCGAATGCGAGACGCTGGAGGACGGCCTGACCCTGGAGGGCTTCGACCCCGGCAAGCGCACCTTCTTCACCTGGCTGGGGGTGGTGCCCTACCTGGCCGAGGAGACGGTCTTCTCCACCCTGGCCTTCATCGCGTCCCTGCCCGGGGGCGCCCAGGTGGTCTTCGACTACGGGAACCCTCCGGGAGCGACCCCCTCCGCCGTCATGGACACCCTGGAGCGGCGGGTGGCCTCCGTGGGGGAGCACCTCCGCAGCCGGTTCGAGACGGAGGATCTCCATGCCCGGCTGCGGGACCTGGGCTTCCGCGCCATCGAGGACCTGGGGCCCGCGGGCATCC